The Methylococcus sp. Mc7 genomic sequence TCCGGCGACGCCGGCCTGCTGGACCGGCTGCGCCAGGCCTATCCAGGGTATCCGCTGCACCTTGCCCGGCTGGGACACGAGTGGTACCGTCTGGGCGGCATCGTCAAGGCGAACGGCGTGAGGATCGCGGCGGACATCGGCGAGTGGGCGGAGCGCTCCTACATCGAATGCGGTCAGAATTTCAACACGCTGCTCGCGTACTGCGAGGAAGGCGGCTTCCTGGCTACCCAACACACCGGCGTCACCCTCTATATCGTCGCCCAGACCGGCTCCCGCGCGGAGGATTTCGTCCAGATCGAAGTGGACCGGACCCAGGAAACCGCGGACCGCTACCTGATCGACGCCGAAAATCCGCCGGAGGACCTGGAAGGGCTGATCGATCCCATCGAGCCGGTCGAAGTCGAGCCTTTCGCGGTGGGTGCCGCCCGCTACACCTACCGCCGCAAGACCGAGGTGGCCCTGTTCATGCGCGAACTGGGGCGGCATCGTGCGGACCGCCACCCCGCCCAGCGTTTCATGGACGACTGGAACGACAGCAGCGCAGGCCAGCAAAGAGCCTTCTGCGAGGACTGGAGCCTGCGTCTGTTCCAGCACATCGGCCGCCATGGTGAGCAGATCATGAACGTCGAGATCGTCCACAACCGCACCCGCGAAGTGCCGCGCCTGGAAGGGCCGGACGGCAAGAAAGGCAAGGCCCTGGCGGCGCTCCTCAACCGTTTCGATGCGCAGGCGGGCTACCCCTTCGCCTGGTACTTCCACATGCTCAAGGGGCTGGTTTCGCCGCATGTGGGCGAAGCGGTGCAGCGCGACCTGTCCAAGGACTATGCCTATCTGCCCGACCGCGACGCCGCCGTGCTGAAGCGGTGGGCCGCGGCGCCTTACTGTTTGTGAGCCGGGGCCCGCTCGTCGGAGCGGCCCGGTAGGCTTGCCCGCGGAGGTGCGGCGGATGTTCCGCCCGCATTGGGCGGCGGTCCGGACCTGTGGTAGAAAGCGCGGGAGGAAATCCGAAACACAGGCAGACGAGAATGAAATCCCTCCCGCATTGGGTGCGCATGCCGTGGTTCAACGCGCTCGCGGTGGTGCTGGCGCTGACCGGGTTGTACGCGGTGCTGGGGTTCGTCCTGCTGCCCCGCCTGGCCGAACATCTTGCTCCGGAGCTGGCTGCCAGGTACCTCAAACGGCACCTGTCGATTGCCGAGGTCCGCTTCGATCCGTTCCGCTTCAGCCTCGACCTGCAGGGTTTCGCGCTCGACGAGGTTTCGGGCGAGCCCCTGCTGAGCTTCGCCCGCCTTTCGCTCAATCTCGACCCGGTCGGCTTGCTGGACAACACCTTGACGTTTTCCGAGGCTCTGGTCGAAAAGCCTTCGGTCGACCTGGTGGTCGACGCGGAGGGGCGGCTGAATCTCGCAAAGCTCGCGGACGAGTTGCCCGAATCGGCGGAACCGGGGAAGCGGGACGGCCAGCCCCTGGCGGTGACCTTCAAACATCTCTCGATGGTGGGCGGCAAAGTCAGGTTCGCCGACCGGTCGAGGACGGCGCCTTTCGAGGAGACGTTCGATTCCATCGATCTCGAAGTCGCCGATCTTTCCACCTTGCCCGAGGTCCAGGGAACCCACCACGTGACCGCGAAATTCCGTGAGCGCGGCATCCTGGACTGGCGGGGCGGGATTTCGATCAATCCGCCCTATTCCGAAGGCGACTTGCGAGTCGGAAATGTCCCCCTTGCGGCCCTCTGGCCTTTCGTGAAGGAACGGATCGCTCTGGCCGAACCGGGAGGGGAGCTGGGGGCCGTCGCGCATTACAGGCTGGCCGAAGGGCCTGCCGGACTCGATCTGAGCGTGAGCGGCCTGACCGCGGAAATCGAAAGTTTGAAGCTGATTCCGGAGGGAGGTTCCGAACCGATCCTGACCCTGGCCCGCCTCGAAGCGAGGGATGCCGGATTCGACCCGGCAAACCGCCTGGTCCGCGTGCCGAAGTTCGAAATCCGGGAAGGCCGCTTGCGCGCGGCCGTCGACGAAGCCGGCGAAATCGACTGGCTGAAACTGTCGAGGCCGGATGCACCGGCCGCCGCCCCTCCCGTTTCGAAGGATCAGCCGGAGCCGCCGTGGCGGGTCGAGGTCGGTGCTTTCAGTATGGCCAAGATCGGCGTCGATTATGCCGATGCCAGCCGGCGTGCTCCGGTCTGCCTCGGCGTCGGCGCGCTCGAGCTTTCGTTTGCCGCCGCCATGGAGGTCGGGGCGGAGGATTTGAAGGCGGCGATAAGCCGCCTGGCAATCCGGATGGACAACATCGCGCTGACCGCGGCCGGCGCCTCGGGGCAGCGGGAAGACCTGGCGACGCTGGAATCGCTCACGGTCGAGGACGGAAATCTGGACCTGGCCAAACGCGAAATCGCCATCGGCCGGATCGCCCTGAAAGGCGGCGGCACCCGCATCGACCGCGAGGCGGCGGGCGGCATCCTCCCGGCGGAGGCGCTGGCGCCCAAGGCCAGCGCGGGCCGTCCTCCGGAGCCGCCGGAGGCGGGGGCATGGCGCTACGCCTTGCAGCAGTTCGTCCTCGAGGATTTCGGCGTGGCAATGGCCGACCGGACTTTCGTCCCGGCGATCGCTTACGACCTGGACAGGCTGCGGCTGAGCTTGGGGCCGGTCGCCAGCGGCGCGGTTACGCCCATGACGTTCGACGCGGCATTCGCGGTCAGGCAGGGCGGGGAGTTCAAGGCGTCGGGTTCGCTGTCCCAAAGCCTGGACCAGGCCGATGGCGAGGTCCGGTTGGAGCGGATCGATCTCAAGTCCCTGCATCCCCTGGTGGCCCGCTTCTCCCGCCTGCGGCTCGAAAGCGGGGATTTGTCGGCGCAGCTCGAATTCGGCTACCGGCAGGATTCCGGCACGGCCTTGAAGGCCAAGGGCGATCTGAGCGTGGGCGGGCTGCTCTTGAAAGAGACCGCCAGCGGCAAGCGGTTCCTGTCGTGGAAGAATCTGTCCGCGGAAGCGCTCGACTTCGGACTGGCGGAAGGGCGGCTGGCGGTCAAACAGGTGCGCATCGCCGAGCCGGGCTGGAATATGGAGATCTTCGAGGACCGCTCGACCAACATCGAGAGGATTTTCGCCGGCGACCGGCCGCCCGGCGCGGCACCGAAAGCCGTCGAGGGCCGGCGCCGGACGGAAAAGTCCAAGCCGTTGCTCGTGACGGTGGAAGCCGTTCGTGTCGAGAAGGGCGACATCGATTTCAGCGACATGTCGCTCGTCCTCCCCTTCGCCACCCGTATCCATGATTTCTTCGGTACGGCGGCGGGCCTTTCGACCCGGCCCGAGGCGCGGACGATGCTCCAATTCCACGGGCAGGTCGACCGCTACGGCGCGGTCAACGTCTACGGTCAGTTGAGCCCCCTGGCGCCGAAACATTTCGGCGACGTCAGCGTGGCGTTCCGCAATGTGGACATGCCGTCTCTGTCACCCTACAGCGCGACCTTTGCCGGCCGGGAAATCACCTCGGGCAAGCTCAACCTGGACATCCGTTACCAGATCGACGACGGCCGGCTGAGGAACGACAACAGGATCGTGCTGGAACGGTTCGCGCTGGGCGAGCGGATCGAGAGCCCCAAGGCGGTCTCGCTGCCGCTCGACCTGGCGGTCGCGCTGCTGACCGACGGCGACGGCAAGATCGAGGTATCGGTTCCCGTCGAGGGCGATCTCGGCAATCCCAGGTTCGATTATGGAAAAGTGATCTGGGAGGCTTTCGTCAACGTGATCACCAGGACGGTGACCGCGCCGTTCAGGGCCTTGGGCGGGCTGTTCGGGGGCAACGGCGAAGAGATGGGGGGCGTGTTGTTCGAGCCCGGCAGGGCCGACATCGGGCCGCCCGAGCTGGAGAAGCTCCACAAGGTCATGGTCGCTTTGGCCCAGCGTCCTCGGCTCAGCCTGGAGGTGCGGGGCGGCGTCGATCCGGACCTGGACGGGCGTGCGCTGAAATCCTTGCAGGTACGGCGGGCACTCGCTGCGAAGCTGGGTTTCCGGTGGTCGCCGGAGGAGGAGCCGGGGCCGGTTCCGTTCGACAGTGCCGCCAGCCAGTCGGCGCTCGAGGAGCTGGCCGACGAGCGCGGCGGTCCGAACGCAGTGGATAAGCTTCAGGCCGCTTTCGAAAAGAAGGAAGGCAGAAAGGTCGGGCGCATCGGCCGCGTTTCCGCCCTGGTGGGCCGCCCCAGTCCGGATTCGGCGTTCTATCGGGCGTTGTTCGAGCATCTGGTCGAAACCGCGCCGCTGGCTGCCCAGGATCTGGAGGCTTTGGCCGGCCGCCGTGCCCAGGCGGTGGCCGTAGAGTTGACGCGGCGGGGCGCACTGGACCCTGGCCGCGTCAAAGTCGGCGATACCACGTCCGGCGATGTCAGGGACCGGCGGATCGTCACCACGCTGGACCTGAGACCGGCGGGGGGCTGACTTCTCCCGCGCGATATCAGTGCGGGAACGAGGGGAGCATGCGACGCCAGGCGATGGAATCGCCCGCGAAATTTGGGTACTCTCCGATTGGCAATGGCCCCGCCCCCTTGTGCTCATCAAAGGTGGCGGGGCCGCAACGCCGAGGTGACGCTGCATGACGATACCGCTGATCGAGGTTCGCCCTCCGGTTTCCGCCGGGGGAAGGTGTGGCAGCCGGCCACTCGCCATCGTACTCCTGCTCGGCGGCCTGTTCGCTCTCGCGACGGTGCCCCTCGGCTGCGCTCTTGCCCAGCCGGACGACTACGCGGCGGCCCGCGGACGCATGGTCGAGCTGCAGCTCAAGGGGGCCGGGCGCGACATCAGTGATCCGGGGGTGCTCAAGGCGATGGCCGAGGTGCCTCGGCACGAATTCGTGCCCCAGCCGCTGCGGGAATACGCCTACAGCGACAGCCCGCTGCCCATCGGCTTCGGACAGACGATTTCCCAGCCCTACATCGTCGCCTTCATGACCGAGCGGCTCGAGCCCAAGCCCTCCGACAAGGTGCTGGAAATCGGGACCGGATCGGGTTACCAGGCGGCCGTGCTGTCGAAGCTGGTGGCGGAGGTTTACACCATCGAGATCGTCGAGCCGCTGGGGCAAAGGGCCAAGGCCGACCTTCAGCGCCTGGGCTTCGGCAACGTGAGGGTCCGGATCGGAGACGGCTACCGGGGCTGGCCGGAAGCCGCGCCTTTCGATGCGATCATCCTGACCAGCGCTGTGAGCGACGTGCCGGAGCCTCTCATCGGACAGCTCAAGGAGGGCGGCCGGATGATCGCGCCGCTCGGCCCGTCGTATTACCAGGATCTGTATCTGCTGAAAAAGCAGGGCGGAAAACTGGAACGGCGGGCGGTCCTTCCGGTCCGGTTCGTCCCCATGACCGGCGAGGTCTTGAGGGGGACGAAGCCGTGATGCGGCATTGAGCGTCGACGATGCAGGAAGTACGCCGATTCGGCTTGCCTTCCGCCACCTTGCTGGTAGTGGCCAGCATGGTCGGTTCCGGCGTTTTCACGACCGGCGGCTTCCTGCTGGAAGCGTTGCGATCGCCCTGGCTGGTCTTGCTGGCCTGGCTGGCCGGCGGAGCGATCGCCGCCTGCGGCGCCCTGAGTTACGGCGCGCTGGCGCAGCGTTTTCCGGAATCGGGGGGAGAATACCTGTTCCTGTCCCGTACCCTGCATCCCGCCGCCGGCAATGTCGCCGGCTGGGTGTCCCTGGTGGTGGGTTTTTCCGCGCCCATGGCTGCCGCCGCTTACGGTTTCGGCGAGTACCTGGCGCCCTGGACGCCCTGGCATGCGCCTCAACTGACCGGAACACTGCTGCTGGCCGCCTTCGCCTTGCTCCACGGCGCGCACGGCCCGGTGGGTACCGGGGTGCAGAACTTCGCCGTCGCGTTCAAGCTCGTGCTCATCACGGGCTTCGTTGTGCTGGCCTGGCCGCGGCTGGCCATCGCGCCGCTTGCCACCGGATCGAGCGAGGGCGCCGGCTTCGGCGCCTTCTTTTCCTCGCTCATCTGGGTCTCGTTCAGTTATTCCGGCTGGAACGCCGCCGTCTACCTCGGCGGCGAAGTGCGCGATCCCGAACGCAGCCTGCCGCGGGCGCTGCTGCTGGGCACCGGCCTGGTCACCGTGCTCTATCTGGCGCTGAACACCGCGTTCATGTTTTCCGCCGCTCCCGAGGCACTGGCGGGCAAGGCGGACATCGGCCGTGCCGCGGCGCTCGCGCTGGGCGGCCCCGTCTGGGGGGATTTTCTAACCCTGCTGGTGGCTTTCGCCCTGTCCCTCTCGGTTTCGGCCATGATGATGGCCGGTCCCCGCGTCAGCGCGTGCATGGCGCGGGACGGGTATCTCCCGCCCTGGTTGTCGCTGCATGAAGACGGCGCGCCCAAACGGGCGACGTTCCTGCAATGCGCCCTGTCTTTGGCGCTGCTATGGAGCGCGGGCTTCAAGGATTTGCTGACCTACACCGGCTTTACCCTCGGGTTGAGCACCGCGGCGACGGTCTTCGGCCTGATCCGGCTGCGGCTCAAGGAGGGTGATGCCTGCCCGGTCATCGGCTGGCCGTGGGCGCCGCTGGTCTACCTGCTGGCGGTCCTCGCCATGACCGCCGCCGCCTTGGTCCGCCAGCCCCAGGCTGCTTTTTGGGGGCTTGCCACACTGCCGGCGGTTTGGGCGCTTTGGCGCATGGGCGCCATCTGGTCCGGAAACGCCCGCACCGGCTCCGGTTGACGGACTTCCCGGGTAAAATGGCGGCACCGAAACCAAAAATCGCGCAGCCGTCGCCGAAAGACATGCCAAGAAAGACCAACCCCGATCCCAGCAAACTCGACCGCATCGTCGCCGAAGCCCGCCGCAGCCAGGAGGAGCGGGAGCGCGGCTACCGCGAGCGGGCGCTCAAGATGTACCCCTGGGTTTGCGGACGCTGCGCCCGCGAATTCAACCACAAGAATCTGCGGGAACTCACGGTACATCACCGCGACCACAATCACGACAACAATCCGGCCGACGGCAGCAACTGGGAGTTGTTGTGCCTGTACTGTCACGACAACGAGCACCAGCGCTACCTCAGCGCCGACATGACCGGCAAGGTCGAGGCCGGGGCACGGCAGGCTACCACGCTGACCCACAATGCCTTCGCCGGCCTGGCCGATCTGCTGAAGGCGAAAAAGTAAACCATGACGGTGGAAAACGAGGCGCGGCTGGTCGACATCGAAACCAAGCTCGCTTATCTGGAGGACACCGTTCTCGCCTTGAACGAAGTGCTCGCTCGGCAGCAGAAACAGATCGATCGGCTCGAATCCAAAATCCGGCTGGTGGTCGAGCGCGTGCAGCAGATGTCGGCGCTGGCCGAGCCGGCTGCTCCGGCGGCGGACGAAAAGCCGCCTCATTATTGAGCCAGGCCCCTGACGGGACGGGAGCACTGTAGCGCCGGGACCGGCAGAGGCGAAGCCACATTCCGCGAATGCACCGCGTGCCGGAAAGGCGAGCCATGAAGAATCAGGAAGATCACCCATGCCCTTGACCCTCCCTCAACTCGAACGCCACCTCTTCAAAGCCGCCGACATCCTGCGCGGCAAGATGGACGCCTCCGAGTTCAAGGAATACATCTTCGGGATGCTGTTCTTGAAGCGCTGTTCCGACGTGTTCGACCAGCGCCGCGAGGAGGTAATCCGCCTCGAAACGAGCGCCGGCAAGACCGAGGCCGAAGCGCGGCTCGCCGCCGAAAACCCCCGCTGGTACAAAACCGAGGGCACCTTCTGGGTGCCGCCCCAGTCGCGCTATGAGACCCTGGTCAACGACGCCCACCACAACGTCGGCGACTATCTGAACAAGGCGCTCACCGGCATCGAGACGGCCAACACCAGCCTGTACGACGTGCTGGAGCACATCGACTTTACCCGCAAGGTCGGTCAGAGCAAGATCCCCGACATCAAGCTGCGCCAGCTCATCACCCACTTCGGCACCTACCGCCTGCGCAACGAGGACTTCGAGTTCCCCGACCTGCTGGGCGCCGCCTACGAATACCTGATCTGCGAATTCGCCGACTCGGCCGGCAAGAAGGGCGGCGAGTTCTACACACCGCGTTCCGTGGTGCGGATGATGGCGCGGCTGATCAAGCCGACGCTGGCCCACGACATCTACGACCCCTGCTGCGGCTCCGGCGGCATGCTGATCGCGGCCAAGGAGTACATCGACGAGCATGGCGAGGACGGCCGCAAGGCCAACCTCTTCGGGCAGGAGTTCAACGGCACCTGTGGTCCATCGCCAAGATGAACATGCTGCTGCACGGCATCAGCACCGCCGACCTGCAGAACGAGGACACCCTGGCCGATCCGCAGCACGTCGAAGGCGGGGAGCTGATGCGCTTCGACCGCGTGCTCACCAACCCGCCCTTCTCCATCAACTGGGGCAACACCGAGAAAAACGCCGACGGCACGCCCGCCTGGGCACCAAGGTTCCCCGAACGCTTCCGCTACGGCCAGGTGCCGCTGGGCGCCAAGAAGGCCGACCTGATGTTCCTGCAGCACATGCTGGCCGTCACGCGCGACGGCGGCATGGTCGCCACCGTCATGCCGCACGGCGTGCTGTTCCGGGGCGGCGAGGAAAAGACCATCCGCGCCGGCATCATCGACGCCGACCTGCTCGAAGCCGTGATCGGCGTCGCGCCCAACCTGTTCTACGGCACCGGCATCCCCGCCTGCATCCTGGTGCTGCGCCAGCAGGTGCAGAACGGCGCCAATCGCGTCAGCGGCAAGCCGCCGGAGCGGCAGAACAAGGTGCTGTTCATCAACGCCGACCGCGAGTTCTTCGAGGGCCGGGCGCAGAACCATCTGCTGCCCGAGCACATCGAGAAGATCGTCACCACCTTCGACGAATTCAAGGCCGTGCCAGGTTTCTCCGCCATCGTGGACAACGCCACCCTGAAGGCCAACGACTACAACCTCAACCTCCGCCGCTACGCCGACAACGCCCCGCCGCCCGAGCCGCACGACGTGCGCGCCCACCTGGTGGGCGGCGTGCCCAAGGCCGAGGTCGATGCGAAGGCCGCGCTGTTTGCGGCGCATGGCCTGAACCCGCTGGACCTGTTCATCGTTCGCCCTGAGCCTGTCGAAGGGCAAGCCGGGCTTCGACAAGCTCAGCCCGAACGGCAGTATTACGATTTCAAACCCGAACTGTCCCGGCGCCAGGACCTCAAGCCCGCCATCGAAGGCAATGCCGGGCTGGTTGCCAAGGAGACCGCCGTCCGCGCCGCCTTCGAGGACTGGTGGCGGCAGCACGGCGCGCGCATCACCGCCCTGGCGGGGCAGATGGACGCCGCCAGCCTCGTCGCCCTGCGCAACGACCTGCTGGCCAGCTTCAGCACATCGCTCGAAGCCATCGGCCTGCTCGATCCCTTCCAGGTGCGCGGCATCGTCGCCGGCTTCTGGTACCAGACCAAGTACGACTTCCTCACCTTGCAAGCGCGCGGCGCCAAGGGCGTGGCCGACGCCTGGCGCACCAGCATCGTCACCGCGCTGGAGGACAAGGTTGCCAAGGAAAGCCCGCTGGAGCACAAGCTGGTCAAGTTCCTGATGAGCGACTTCGTCGAGGCCATCACCGAGCTGGAGGCGAAGAAGGCCGAGCTGGACAGCCAGATCAAGGCGGCCAGTCCCAAGGATGCCGACGCCGAGGAAAGCGAAGCCGCGGAGGCCGCGGACGAGGACGCCGACGACGAAACCGCGGTGGACGAAGCCCAGATCAAGGCCTGGAAGAAGGAGCTCGCCGCCGTCAAGAAGCAGCTCAAGGCCAAGAAGGAGAGCTTCGCCGTCCACATCACCCGCGAGGTCGACGGCCTCACGCCCGAAGCCGCCGCCGACCTGCTGCTGACCATCCTGCACGACGACATGCAGGCCATCGTCGAGCGCTACATCGCCGCCCAGCGCAAGGCCATCGTCGCCGCCTTCGAGAACTGGTGGGACAAGTACCGGGTGACGCTGACCGAGATCGAGGGCAAGCGGGATGAGGCGGCGCAGGCGTTGCAGGGATTCCTGAAAGGGTTGCGGTATGTCTGAGCGTTGGCAAACCGACCCGCTTGGAAAGTACTGCTACATCAAGGCTCGCATCGGCTGGCGGGGACTCGCCGCATCCGAGTATAGGGAGTCAGGGCCTTTTCTCATTGCGGGGAAGCACATTGAGAGCGGGCGCATCGACTGGGATGCCACCGATCACATCTCGGAGTTCCGCTACAACGAATCGTCGGAGATCGCCCTTGCAGAAGGTGATGTGATTCTTTCAAAAGACGGCACCATCGGGCGCGTAGCTCGCATCGATTCGCTACCAGGAAAAGCAACGATCAATGGAACGATGATGCTCGTTCGCCCCGTGCGGGGGATCGACTATCGCTTTCTGTATCACGTCCTGAACGGTGCTGAGTTCAAGAAACTCATCGATGACAAGGTCTCGGGTAGTTCGATCCCGCATATCTTTCAGCGGGACATGGTCACCTTGCCGGTGTCCTTCCCGCCAATCGCGCATCAGACGAAGCTGGCCGAGGTCCTCGACACCCTCGACACCGCCATCCATGAAACCGAGGCGATCATCGCCAAGCTCAAGGCCATCAAGCAGGGCCTGCTGCACGACCTGCTGACGCGCGGCATAGCCGCCAACGGCGAACTGCGCCCGCCCCAGGCCGAGGCGCCGCATCTCTACAAGCCCTCGCCGCTGGGGTGGATTCCGAAGGAGTGGGACATCAAGCAGCTTGCAGAGTTGCTAGGCAACGTCGATCCGTCTATGCGCTCAGGCCCGTTTGGCAGTGCACTTTTGAAGCAAGAGCTGGTTGAAGCTGGATTCCCGCTGCTCGGAATCGACAACGTCCATGCCGAGCGGTTTGTTTCCAGCTACACGCGCTTCGTGACACCAACGGAATTCGCGCAGCTGTCGCGCTATGCAGTTCGCCCCGACGACTTGATGATCACGATCATAGGCACTGTCGGGCGATGCTGCCTGGTGCCGGACGACATCGGTCAGGCTCTGTCTTCCAAGCACACTTGGACGATCTCTCTCAATCAACAAATCTACTCGCCCTACTTGGCCATGTTGCAGGTCAATTTCTCGCCTTGGGTGCTTGGGCACTTTGCTCGAGATCAGCAAGGCGGGACGATGGCTGCAATTCGGTCTGAAACACTGAGATCCACTCGGCTTCCGGCACCTCCGCGTACAGAGCAACGCCTTATTGAAAAGGGCCTTCGCGAGCTGGACAAGAGAATTGACCTAGAGGTTGATTCTCTTGCGAAGCGCCGGTCGGAGAAAACCGCCCTCTCGGACGACCTCCTCACTGGCCGCGTGCGCGTCACGCCGCTGCTGGAGGCCACTGCGCCGTGACCCACCCGCTGCCGCCCGCCGAATCGCTGACGGTCGAGTTCAAGAGCGACCGCAAGCGGTTGTCCGACGCTGAACTGGTCGAGGCGGTGGTCTGCCTGGCCAATGCCGAGGGCGGCGAGTTCTGGCTGGGGGTGGAAGACGACGGTACGCCCACCGGCCTGCACCCCGAGCATGCGCTGCTGACGGGGCTGCCGGGCCTCGTTGCCGCGCGCACCTCGCCCGCCGTGGCGGTGCAGGTGCAGGCGGTCGAGGTGGGCGGTGTGCGGGTGGCGCGCGTTGCGGTACCCAAGGGGGCGACCGAGGTGGCCACGGCATCCGGCGTGTATTTGCGGCGTCGCATCCGGCATGATGGCCGGCCGGAATGCGTGCCCATGTTGCCGCACGACCGCGCCAGTCGGCTCGCGCATCTGGGCCTGGTGGACGCTTCGGCCCAGGCGGTGGCTGGCGCCACGCTGGCAGACTTCGACCCATTGGAGCGCGAGCGGCTGCGCCAGACCGTGCAGCAATACGGCGGAGACCGGGTGCTGCTGGAGTTGGATGACGATGCGCTGGACGGCGCGCTGGGTTTCACCGCGCGCCAGCCCGACGGCAGCCGCGTGCCCACGCTGTGCGGCTTGCTATTGGTGGGGCGCGAGTCGGCGCTGCGCGAGCTGGTGGCCATGCACGAGGTGGCTTTCCAGGTGCTGGAACGCGAAGCGGTGCGCTTCAACGAATTCAGGCGCTTTCCGCTGCTCAAGGCGCTGGACTGGCTGGAAACCAACTTCCGCCCCTACAACCCCGAGGAGGAGTTGCAGGTGGGGCTGTTCCGCGTGCCGGTCCCGATGGTGGACATGGCGGCCTTCCGCGAGGCCGTGGCCAACGCGCTGATCCACCGCGATTACCACCGCCTGGGCGCTGTGCATGTGCGGCTGGACGATCAGGGCCTGACCATCAGCAACCCCGGCGGTCTGGTGGAAGGCGTGACCCTGGCCAACTTGCTGACCACCGAGCCGCGCCCGCGCAACCGCGCGCTGGCCGATGCGATGAAGCGCATCGGCGTGGTCGAGCGCTCGGGCCGGGGTGTGGACACGATCTACCGCGGCATGCTCAAGTTCGGCCGCCCGGCGCCGGATTACTCGCGCACCGATGCGCACAACGTGGTGGTGCGCCTGCCCACCGAGCCGGCCGATCTGGATTTCCGCCGTCTGGTGGTGGAGGAGGAGGAGCGGCGGCGAGGCGGCGACCTGCCCATCGACAGCCTGATCGCACTGGCGGCGGTGCGGGAACTCAAGCGGGTGACGGCGGAAGAGCTGGCTGGGCGCATCCAGCGCGATGCCGCCAGCGCCAAGCGCACGCTGGAGGCGCTGACCGAGGCGGGCCTGGTGGAAGCCCACGGCAGCACGCGGGGACGCAGCTACACCCTTTCAGCGGCCGTCTACCGGGTGGCGGGTGACAAGGCGGGTACACCCGGCAGGCTGGCTTCGCGCCGATCCAGAACGAACAAATGGTGCTGAGTTACGTCCGCCAGCACGGCCAGATCCGGCGCGCCGAGGTGATGGATCTTTGCCATTTGAGCGAGGGTCAAGCCAAGGAATTGATCCGTAAGCTGAAGGAGCGAGGCGCTTTGATCCAGCATGGCGAGCGGCGAGCTGCGTATTACACGGCTGGTTCTTGATCGAGGACAGGGGGCTGCGCTATGGCGGTTTTTGGATGGTTTTGGATGGTTTTGGATGCATTCCGCCAAATGCCCAGCCGGAGGGCGCTCTGATGGGCTGGGAACTCGAAGACGTCGAAAAGCCTTTCGTCGCCCAGTTGCAGGCGCTGGGCTGGGCTCACACCGAAGGCAACCTCGACACCCCGGCGCTCACCGGCCGCAGCAGCTTCTCCGAGGTGATCCAGGAGGGCGTGCTGCGCGAGCGTCTGCGCGCCCTGAACCCCGGCCCCGATGGCCAGCCGTGGCTGGACGATGCGCGGCTGTCGGAAGCCGTGGCCGCCATCACCCGGCTGGGCACGCACAAGCTGATGGAGGCCAACCGGAAGGCCACCGAGACCTTGATCCGCGGCCTGACCGTCGAGGGCCTGCCCGGTTGGGATGGCGGGCGTGGCCAAACGATACGCTACATCGACTGGGACACGCCGGCGAACAACCGCTTCACGGTCGTCAACCAATACCG encodes the following:
- a CDS encoding restriction endonuclease subunit S, with product MSERWQTDPLGKYCYIKARIGWRGLAASEYRESGPFLIAGKHIESGRIDWDATDHISEFRYNESSEIALAEGDVILSKDGTIGRVARIDSLPGKATINGTMMLVRPVRGIDYRFLYHVLNGAEFKKLIDDKVSGSSIPHIFQRDMVTLPVSFPPIAHQTKLAEVLDTLDTAIHETEAIIAKLKAIKQGLLHDLLTRGIAANGELRPPQAEAPHLYKPSPLGWIPKEWDIKQLAELLGNVDPSMRSGPFGSALLKQELVEAGFPLLGIDNVHAERFVSSYTRFVTPTEFAQLSRYAVRPDDLMITIIGTVGRCCLVPDDIGQALSSKHTWTISLNQQIYSPYLAMLQVNFSPWVLGHFARDQQGGTMAAIRSETLRSTRLPAPPRTEQRLIEKGLRELDKRIDLEVDSLAKRRSEKTALSDDLLTGRVRVTPLLEATAP
- a CDS encoding ATP-binding protein; protein product: MTHPLPPAESLTVEFKSDRKRLSDAELVEAVVCLANAEGGEFWLGVEDDGTPTGLHPEHALLTGLPGLVAARTSPAVAVQVQAVEVGGVRVARVAVPKGATEVATASGVYLRRRIRHDGRPECVPMLPHDRASRLAHLGLVDASAQAVAGATLADFDPLERERLRQTVQQYGGDRVLLELDDDALDGALGFTARQPDGSRVPTLCGLLLVGRESALRELVAMHEVAFQVLEREAVRFNEFRRFPLLKALDWLETNFRPYNPEEELQVGLFRVPVPMVDMAAFREAVANALIHRDYHRLGAVHVRLDDQGLTISNPGGLVEGVTLANLLTTEPRPRNRALADAMKRIGVVERSGRGVDTIYRGMLKFGRPAPDYSRTDAHNVVVRLPTEPADLDFRRLVVEEEERRRGGDLPIDSLIALAAVRELKRVTAEELAGRIQRDAASAKRTLEALTEAGLVEAHGSTRGRSYTLSAAVYRVAGDKAGTPGRLASRRSRTNKWC